One Glutamicibacter halophytocola DNA segment encodes these proteins:
- a CDS encoding serine/threonine protein kinase — protein MVLKLSLTMEDVSSLRQNSVTRTRKYVVDFYGTLSTQLGDGLIMEYCPGGSIGDLVNSRGVFSLGECITALAPVAQTLSMMHAEGIRHGDISPANVLLTASGMPKIIDFQESASDAQSLSGAGTPGFMAPEIVPGGRELLVGEQDVYSLGACLWFLLAGKPPDAQNIRPPVQVKFPSIPQIIQELLIDCLNPDPNERPSAEQFARTLFSSAQAEPIRWEGHVSPEATHLMETIHPDIPTHHRAGRRRGRKQASLTPQDQGQPENWAVHPLRRTPGAMKIVGAGVLGIAVLVGSLVGVNHLRAATASDAGSAPSAPVESSCRINDVAQVPACALNQDTIVSAFLSLTQRRDQAMSKLAAGDLKAIYAPGSEQLQRDLETIRTLREMDLSFKGLATQLRNVSVVARGQGDAVILAADSTQGEYHYVDRKGKQIHTVKAAQTQRIEIELVLSEHGWKIGKVLRH, from the coding sequence ATGGTGCTAAAACTTAGTTTGACTATGGAAGATGTCTCGTCCTTGAGGCAGAATTCGGTCACTCGGACGCGGAAATATGTCGTTGATTTTTACGGCACGCTCTCGACCCAGCTGGGTGATGGTTTGATCATGGAATATTGCCCGGGCGGAAGCATCGGCGACCTCGTGAACAGCCGAGGTGTTTTCAGCCTGGGCGAATGCATCACTGCGTTGGCTCCCGTGGCGCAGACGCTATCGATGATGCACGCAGAAGGTATCCGCCATGGGGACATATCACCGGCAAACGTTTTGCTGACTGCTAGCGGCATGCCAAAGATTATTGACTTTCAGGAGTCCGCCTCAGATGCCCAATCGTTGTCGGGCGCTGGCACGCCAGGATTTATGGCTCCAGAAATAGTTCCTGGCGGACGAGAACTATTGGTGGGGGAGCAGGACGTCTACTCCCTGGGCGCCTGCTTATGGTTCCTCTTGGCAGGCAAGCCACCGGATGCGCAAAACATTCGGCCACCGGTGCAGGTCAAGTTTCCAAGTATTCCGCAGATCATCCAAGAGCTATTGATTGATTGCCTCAACCCGGATCCAAATGAACGACCAAGCGCCGAACAATTCGCCAGGACGCTGTTCTCCAGCGCCCAGGCTGAACCTATCAGGTGGGAAGGCCACGTTTCGCCGGAAGCTACCCATCTGATGGAAACCATTCATCCAGATATCCCGACGCATCATAGGGCAGGACGACGGAGGGGGAGGAAACAAGCATCATTGACACCACAAGACCAGGGACAGCCTGAAAATTGGGCTGTTCATCCGCTGCGGCGGACCCCTGGAGCCATGAAAATTGTTGGTGCCGGCGTGCTGGGTATTGCGGTATTGGTCGGAAGCCTTGTGGGCGTCAACCATCTCCGCGCGGCGACAGCCTCTGATGCGGGATCTGCACCGTCGGCACCGGTTGAATCCTCGTGCCGCATCAATGATGTCGCCCAAGTTCCAGCGTGCGCTTTGAACCAGGACACCATTGTCTCGGCCTTCCTGAGCCTGACGCAACGGCGTGATCAGGCCATGAGCAAATTGGCGGCTGGAGACTTGAAAGCCATTTATGCACCTGGCTCTGAGCAGCTGCAGCGGGATCTGGAAACGATCAGAACGCTGCGGGAAATGGATCTGAGTTTTAAGGGGTTGGCGACGCAGCTTCGGAATGTTTCCGTTGTTGCCCGTGGCCAAGGCGATGCCGTGATTCTGGCTGCGGATTCAACCCAAGGCGAATACCATTATGTGGATCGCAAGGGAAAACAAATCCACACGGTCAAGGCTGCCCAGACTCAGCGGATCGAAATTGAACTGGTGCTTTCAGAGCACGGCTGGAAAATCGGCAAGGTTCTTCGCCATTAA
- the lipA gene encoding lipoyl synthase encodes MSVAPEGRRMLRVEKRNAAVPVERKPEWIKAKLNIGPEYVGLKNLVQSEGLHTVCEEAGCPNIFECWEDREASFLIGGSECTRRCDFCQIATGKPSPIDRSEPFKVAMSVKKMDLRYATVTGVARDDLEDEGVWLYAETVRQIHKMNPTTGVELLIPDFSGKPENLDAICDSAPEVYAHNVETVPRIFKRIRPAFRYDRSMDVISHGRKRGLITKSNLILGMGETREEISEAMRDLHEAGCDLLTLTQYLRPTDLHLPVDRWVTPQEFIELQQEAEEIGFAGVMSGPLVRSSYRAGRLWAGAMRKKGREIPEALSHIESSGNTRQEAASLIK; translated from the coding sequence ATGAGCGTCGCACCTGAAGGCCGCCGCATGCTTCGCGTTGAAAAGCGCAACGCTGCCGTACCAGTGGAGCGTAAGCCCGAGTGGATCAAAGCCAAACTAAACATTGGTCCCGAATACGTAGGCCTAAAGAATCTCGTACAGTCCGAAGGACTGCACACCGTCTGCGAAGAAGCAGGCTGCCCAAACATCTTTGAATGCTGGGAAGACCGTGAAGCGTCTTTCCTCATCGGCGGTTCCGAGTGCACCCGCCGCTGCGATTTCTGCCAAATCGCTACCGGTAAACCATCACCTATCGATCGCTCCGAACCATTCAAGGTTGCGATGAGCGTGAAGAAGATGGATCTTCGCTACGCGACCGTTACTGGTGTGGCCCGCGATGACCTCGAAGATGAGGGCGTGTGGCTGTATGCGGAGACGGTTCGCCAGATCCACAAGATGAACCCAACCACCGGTGTCGAATTGCTGATCCCGGACTTCAGCGGAAAACCAGAGAACCTGGACGCCATCTGCGATTCGGCCCCGGAAGTCTACGCCCACAACGTCGAGACCGTTCCTCGTATTTTCAAGCGCATCCGTCCCGCTTTCCGCTATGACCGTTCCATGGACGTCATTTCGCACGGACGCAAGCGTGGACTGATCACCAAGTCGAACCTGATCCTCGGTATGGGCGAAACCCGCGAAGAAATTTCCGAGGCCATGCGCGACCTGCACGAAGCCGGTTGCGACCTGTTGACCCTGACCCAATACCTTCGCCCCACCGATCTCCACCTTCCAGTGGACCGCTGGGTCACCCCACAAGAATTCATTGAACTGCAGCAAGAGGCAGAAGAAATCGGATTCGCCGGCGTCATGTCTGGTCCGCTGGTCCGCTCTTCCTACCGTGCAGGACGGTTGTGGGCCGGAGCGATGCGCAAGAAGGGCCGCGAAATTCCAGAGGCTCTCTCCCACATCGAGTCTTCCGGGAACACGCGTCAGGAAGCAGCATCCCTGATCAAATAA
- a CDS encoding DUF4191 domain-containing protein, with the protein MAKNSDNDAAAQPKRGLFSRKPKAEKKNKEPGRLKQIGQVFQMTRRNDPMVVWWMALAALAVIAVCLVIGILINNWITMLIISIPLALLAAMFIMSRRAEKAAFSQLEGRPGAAGAAMSVLRRGWILKQEPVAYNRHQDLVFLAIGRPGIVLVAEGPKSRVRELVASERKRIARVLPNVPVHVIHAGQDADQTSLVDVSKEMKKLPKSITKLEVSAIDKRLSTLTANRLPIPKGVDPTRVRPNRRATRGR; encoded by the coding sequence ATGGCCAAAAACTCCGACAACGACGCTGCTGCGCAACCAAAGCGCGGTTTGTTTTCGCGTAAACCAAAAGCTGAGAAAAAGAACAAAGAACCAGGCCGGCTGAAGCAAATCGGCCAAGTCTTCCAGATGACGCGCCGCAACGACCCCATGGTCGTTTGGTGGATGGCACTGGCTGCCTTGGCTGTAATCGCAGTCTGCTTGGTTATCGGTATCTTGATCAACAACTGGATCACCATGTTGATCATTTCCATTCCGTTGGCTCTTCTTGCGGCGATGTTCATCATGTCCCGTCGGGCTGAAAAAGCTGCCTTCTCCCAGCTAGAAGGACGCCCAGGCGCTGCAGGTGCAGCCATGAGCGTGCTGCGTCGCGGATGGATCCTCAAGCAGGAACCAGTCGCCTATAACCGTCACCAGGATTTGGTCTTCCTCGCCATTGGCCGCCCAGGCATCGTCCTGGTCGCTGAAGGGCCTAAGTCGCGAGTTCGCGAACTCGTCGCATCGGAACGCAAGCGCATTGCCCGTGTTCTGCCGAACGTGCCAGTTCACGTGATCCATGCAGGACAGGACGCGGACCAGACCAGCTTGGTTGATGTCAGCAAGGAAATGAAGAAGCTTCCCAAGTCCATCACCAAGCTCGAAGTCAGTGCCATCGACAAGCGACTGAGCACCCTGACTGCAAATCGCCTGCCGATCCCCAAGGGCGTAGACCCCACCCGCGTTCGGCCTAACCGCCGCGCAACCCGCGGTCGCTAA
- a CDS encoding RDD family protein: MCIDWGLSMLLSWWLFNFNDLATLLLFCVGQIIGVGLTGHTIGHRTFGLQVQSMDGSAVKPLQGLIRSLLLCLAIPVFVTDKDQRGLHDRLPKTILVNIK, translated from the coding sequence TTGTGCATCGACTGGGGACTGTCGATGCTGCTGAGCTGGTGGCTCTTCAACTTCAATGACCTTGCAACCCTGTTGCTGTTTTGCGTCGGGCAGATTATTGGCGTCGGATTGACCGGTCATACTATTGGCCATCGGACCTTTGGCCTTCAAGTGCAGTCAATGGACGGCAGTGCAGTGAAGCCCCTGCAGGGGTTGATTCGCTCGCTGCTGCTTTGCCTGGCCATCCCGGTCTTTGTTACCGATAAGGATCAGCGGGGATTGCACGATCGGCTACCGAAGACCATCTTGGTCAACATCAAATAA
- the glnA gene encoding type I glutamate--ammonia ligase, whose product MFTSPEEVLAYIADEDIKFVDIRFTDLPGVQQHFNVPAKSVDADFFVNGQLFDGSSIRGFAGISESDMQLIPDVTTGFIDPFRIEKTLAFNFSIINPRTGEPYHRDPRGVAERAEAYLESTGIADTAFFAPEAEFFIFEDVRYESKPEGAFYSIDSDEAPWNTGRKEEGGNQGYKTAFKGGYFPVAPTDKQADLRDAICVELDKAGLEVERSHHEVGAAGQAEINYKFNTMVHAADELMLFKYVVKNVADAWGKSATFMPKPVFGDNGSGMHVHQSLWSNGDPLFYDEKGYAGLSDVARWYIGGLLKHADAVLAFTNPTVNSYRRLVKGFEAPVNMVYSQSNRSAGIRIPITGSNPKAKRIEFRAPDASSNPYLAFAAQLMAGLDGIKNRIEPAEPIDKDLYELPAEEAKDIQRAPESLEDALKALEADHDFLLEGGVFTEDLVQTWIEYKRENEIKPLSLRPNPYEFELYYGC is encoded by the coding sequence ATGTTTACCAGTCCAGAAGAAGTCTTGGCATATATTGCCGATGAGGACATCAAGTTCGTCGATATCCGTTTCACCGATCTTCCAGGCGTACAGCAGCACTTCAACGTGCCAGCAAAGTCTGTAGATGCCGACTTCTTCGTCAACGGCCAGCTCTTCGATGGTTCGTCCATCCGCGGCTTCGCTGGCATCTCTGAATCAGACATGCAGTTGATCCCAGATGTCACCACCGGTTTCATCGATCCATTCCGCATCGAAAAGACCTTGGCATTCAACTTCTCGATCATCAACCCGCGTACCGGTGAGCCTTACCACCGCGATCCGCGTGGCGTTGCAGAGCGTGCCGAAGCTTACCTCGAGTCCACCGGAATCGCCGATACCGCATTCTTCGCTCCAGAAGCAGAATTCTTCATCTTCGAGGACGTTCGCTACGAGTCGAAGCCAGAAGGCGCTTTCTACTCGATCGATTCCGATGAAGCTCCATGGAACACCGGCCGCAAGGAAGAGGGCGGCAACCAGGGTTACAAGACCGCTTTCAAGGGCGGCTACTTCCCAGTTGCACCAACTGACAAGCAGGCTGACCTGCGCGACGCTATCTGCGTTGAGCTGGACAAGGCTGGCCTTGAGGTCGAGCGCAGCCACCACGAAGTTGGCGCTGCTGGCCAGGCTGAAATCAACTACAAGTTCAACACCATGGTTCACGCCGCTGACGAACTGATGCTCTTCAAGTACGTAGTCAAGAACGTGGCAGACGCCTGGGGCAAGTCCGCAACCTTCATGCCAAAGCCTGTCTTCGGCGACAACGGTTCGGGCATGCACGTGCACCAGTCGCTGTGGTCCAACGGCGACCCGCTGTTCTACGACGAAAAGGGCTACGCTGGCCTGTCCGACGTCGCTCGCTGGTACATCGGTGGCCTGCTGAAGCACGCTGACGCAGTGCTTGCATTCACCAACCCAACCGTGAACTCCTACCGTCGACTGGTCAAGGGCTTCGAGGCTCCAGTGAACATGGTTTACTCGCAGAGTAACCGTTCAGCAGGTATCCGTATCCCGATCACCGGTTCGAACCCTAAGGCGAAGCGCATCGAGTTCCGCGCACCGGATGCTTCTTCCAACCCTTACCTGGCTTTCGCAGCCCAGCTGATGGCTGGCCTGGACGGCATCAAGAACCGCATCGAACCAGCAGAGCCAATCGACAAGGACCTCTACGAGCTTCCTGCCGAGGAAGCCAAGGACATCCAGCGCGCTCCGGAGAGCCTTGAAGATGCCCTGAAGGCACTGGAAGCCGACCACGACTTCCTGCTCGAAGGCGGCGTCTTCACCGAGGACCTGGTCCAGACTTGGATCGAGTACAAGCGTGAAAACGAAATCAAGCCACTGAGCCTGCGCCCGAACCCATACGAGTTCGAGCTGTACTACGGTTGCTAA
- a CDS encoding DUF1990 family protein yields MSLTRIQQEHWAPETTTHRVWQRRHYLGSGDLVWSEAAESLMRWEIKTRSGFVVQPQEPVRMGARPQLRAVLGPIAIDEPIEVVDTVHSADRVGFAYKTRPGHPVSGEEAFILTRSAAHVFLEIRSLTAPSDLLGWRVVFPLLLVAQKFTRWRYGRALTLNC; encoded by the coding sequence ATGTCGCTGACCCGCATCCAGCAAGAGCATTGGGCCCCAGAAACCACCACCCATCGGGTTTGGCAACGGCGGCACTACCTGGGCTCTGGTGACTTGGTGTGGAGCGAAGCTGCCGAGTCGCTCATGCGCTGGGAAATAAAAACCCGCAGCGGGTTCGTCGTACAACCGCAAGAACCGGTGCGAATGGGCGCACGTCCCCAGCTCCGTGCCGTGCTCGGGCCCATAGCCATCGACGAGCCCATTGAAGTTGTGGATACAGTCCACAGCGCTGATCGCGTGGGATTCGCCTACAAAACCCGCCCCGGGCATCCCGTCAGTGGCGAGGAAGCGTTTATTCTCACGCGTAGCGCTGCGCACGTCTTCCTGGAGATCCGTTCCTTGACCGCGCCTTCTGATCTTCTTGGGTGGCGGGTCGTATTTCCATTGCTATTGGTGGCGCAAAAATTCACGCGGTGGAGGTATGGCAGGGCGCTCACCCTCAATTGTTGA
- a CDS encoding bifunctional [glutamine synthetase] adenylyltransferase/[glutamine synthetase]-adenylyl-L-tyrosine phosphorylase: MPDVSSRSLINAGFSDIERAKKFLQAKELAPIDPKLIVSKMAHAPDPDQALLLALRLVDRHPEAIDIFMDPESCQGLVRILGSSSALGEFLIRCPQALDTVRTAPSAEFVQVTSEHLVQSMLASIDAQRTSRGHWVSSVTGAEARQRLRTSYRMALLSLAHRDLGSGNPQRILPNVAAELADMAGAVLEGALAIARAEVAEQYDPVDVDLVNIAVIGMGKCGARELNYISDVDVIYVHGSAPGIEEDLAAAIATVICGNTARALMVPGPEPMLWEVDANLRPEGKDGALTRTLSSHEAYYRRWAHSWEFQALLKARCIAGDAELGRSYERMVSPMVWSSSERDGFVESVQAMRRRVSNNIDKDDVAWQIKLGPGGLRDVEFTVQLLQLVHGRVDPDIQIPTTTLAIHAMSEIGYIGREDATHFDDSYRFLRLLEHRIQLNQLRRTHLMPRVESAQRVLARSIRGAGDLQPTSPEKLMRRWNETKRMVRSLHERIFYRPLLVSSSNLSADDVKLTAESAQARLRALGYLDPKAAMRHIEALTGGVSRRSSLQRQLLPVLLDWFARGVDPDAGLLGFRRLSESLGKSHWFLGMLRDTNAAAERLSHLLSNTRFLTDLLANEPAAAAWLGSDSSLMPQNLESLLQQNQSIIHRTKQPESAIRMIRMVRRREFLRVALADGAGLLSVDEVGKALSNIDGAMVDGVLQVLLAADRQKHGEHAVISVIAMGRQGGQEIGYGSDADVLFIQRPLPGVEAQAAQEQALRVVTELVSWTSKPLKPAIPAEVKLKVDSDLRPEGRQGILVRSIDAYASYYERWVEVWERQALQRARPFAGDAALAQDFIDLIKPVRYGKGLDDSEIRDIRKIKARVESERLPRGADPNRHLKLGRGSLSDIEWLVQFYQLQHAWKHETLQTTSTLKALEELAKLEFITEDDSEQLAVAWRLATRIRSAEIITSGRSSDVLPSSSRDMEAVARWCGYEPHFGVELEEDYLRATRHARSVFEQLFYGFED, translated from the coding sequence ATGCCGGACGTATCCTCTCGATCATTGATCAACGCTGGTTTCAGCGATATAGAACGGGCCAAGAAATTCCTTCAAGCCAAGGAACTGGCACCGATTGATCCGAAATTGATCGTGAGCAAGATGGCTCATGCGCCCGATCCTGACCAGGCCCTGCTTTTGGCCCTGCGCCTGGTTGACCGCCATCCTGAAGCCATTGATATCTTCATGGACCCGGAGAGCTGCCAAGGGCTGGTCCGAATACTGGGCAGTTCGTCGGCGCTCGGTGAATTCCTGATACGTTGCCCCCAGGCACTCGACACAGTCCGCACTGCGCCATCGGCAGAGTTCGTGCAGGTCACCAGCGAGCACCTGGTGCAAAGCATGCTCGCATCCATCGATGCCCAGCGCACCAGCCGAGGCCATTGGGTCTCCTCGGTTACCGGTGCCGAAGCCAGGCAACGTTTGCGCACGAGCTACCGGATGGCACTGCTCTCCTTGGCACACCGTGATCTGGGCTCGGGCAACCCGCAACGAATCCTGCCGAACGTCGCGGCCGAGCTGGCCGACATGGCCGGAGCGGTGCTGGAAGGCGCACTGGCCATCGCCCGCGCTGAGGTAGCTGAACAATACGACCCGGTTGATGTGGACCTCGTTAACATCGCCGTTATCGGCATGGGCAAATGCGGCGCCCGAGAGCTCAATTACATTTCAGACGTTGATGTCATTTACGTCCACGGTTCTGCGCCGGGCATTGAAGAGGACCTGGCAGCGGCCATTGCCACCGTGATCTGCGGGAATACTGCCCGTGCCCTGATGGTCCCCGGCCCCGAGCCGATGCTCTGGGAAGTGGATGCGAACCTGCGCCCAGAAGGCAAAGACGGGGCGCTCACCCGAACCTTATCCTCCCATGAGGCCTACTACCGCAGGTGGGCACATTCGTGGGAGTTCCAGGCATTGCTCAAGGCACGCTGTATCGCCGGCGACGCAGAACTCGGTCGTTCCTACGAGCGCATGGTCTCGCCCATGGTCTGGTCCAGTTCCGAACGCGATGGCTTCGTTGAATCTGTTCAAGCCATGCGTCGACGGGTCAGCAACAACATCGACAAGGACGACGTTGCGTGGCAAATCAAACTCGGCCCGGGCGGCCTGAGGGATGTTGAATTCACCGTCCAGCTTCTCCAGCTGGTTCACGGCCGTGTAGATCCGGATATCCAGATTCCCACGACCACCTTGGCAATCCACGCCATGAGCGAGATTGGCTATATCGGACGCGAAGACGCAACGCATTTTGATGATTCGTACCGCTTCCTGCGGCTGCTGGAACACCGAATTCAGCTGAACCAGCTCCGGCGGACCCACCTGATGCCACGCGTGGAAAGCGCACAGCGAGTTCTGGCACGCTCGATTCGCGGCGCAGGGGATCTGCAGCCGACAAGCCCAGAGAAGCTCATGCGCCGATGGAACGAGACCAAGCGCATGGTGCGTTCCCTCCACGAACGGATTTTCTACCGCCCATTGCTGGTCAGCAGCTCCAATCTCTCGGCAGACGACGTCAAGCTCACCGCCGAATCTGCACAAGCGCGCCTTCGAGCTCTGGGCTATCTGGATCCCAAGGCGGCCATGCGCCATATTGAAGCGTTGACCGGGGGAGTATCCCGCAGGTCCTCGCTGCAACGCCAGCTGCTGCCCGTTCTGCTGGACTGGTTCGCCCGTGGAGTCGATCCCGACGCCGGGCTGCTGGGCTTCCGGCGGTTGAGCGAGTCGCTGGGCAAGTCCCATTGGTTCCTTGGCATGCTGCGCGATACCAACGCGGCGGCGGAGAGGCTGAGCCATTTGCTTTCCAACACCCGTTTCCTGACCGACCTGCTGGCTAATGAACCGGCCGCCGCCGCGTGGCTGGGCTCGGATTCATCCTTGATGCCACAGAACCTTGAAAGCCTGTTGCAGCAGAACCAGTCGATCATTCACCGCACCAAGCAGCCCGAAAGCGCCATTCGGATGATCCGCATGGTGCGCCGGCGTGAGTTCTTGCGTGTGGCCCTGGCCGATGGCGCGGGATTGCTGTCGGTCGATGAAGTGGGCAAGGCCCTGTCGAATATTGATGGAGCAATGGTCGACGGCGTGCTTCAGGTCCTGCTCGCGGCAGACCGCCAGAAGCATGGCGAACACGCCGTAATTTCAGTGATCGCGATGGGGCGCCAAGGAGGCCAGGAAATCGGCTACGGCTCCGATGCCGACGTATTGTTCATTCAGCGCCCGCTTCCCGGAGTCGAGGCCCAAGCGGCGCAGGAACAAGCCTTGCGCGTGGTGACCGAGCTCGTTTCGTGGACTTCCAAGCCCTTGAAGCCGGCAATTCCTGCTGAAGTGAAACTCAAGGTCGATTCGGACCTGCGTCCCGAAGGACGCCAGGGAATTCTGGTTCGGTCCATCGATGCCTATGCGAGCTATTACGAGCGCTGGGTTGAGGTCTGGGAGCGGCAGGCCCTGCAGCGAGCGCGTCCCTTCGCTGGTGATGCCGCGCTGGCGCAGGACTTCATCGACCTGATCAAGCCCGTGCGCTACGGCAAAGGCCTGGACGACAGCGAAATCCGGGACATCCGCAAGATCAAGGCCCGTGTTGAATCTGAAAGGCTTCCACGCGGCGCCGATCCCAATCGCCATTTGAAGCTAGGTCGCGGTTCGCTGTCCGACATTGAATGGCTAGTCCAGTTCTACCAGCTCCAGCACGCATGGAAGCATGAGACGCTGCAAACCACCTCGACCCTGAAAGCCCTCGAAGAGCTGGCGAAGCTGGAGTTCATCACCGAGGACGACAGCGAACAGCTCGCCGTCGCCTGGCGGTTGGCAACGCGTATCCGAAGCGCCGAAATCATCACTTCGGGACGCTCCAGCGATGTCCTGCCAAGTTCATCGAGGGATATGGAAGCTGTGGCACGATGGTGCGGCTATGAGCCGCACTTCGGCGTTGAGCTAGAGGAAGATTACCTGCGCGCCACTCGTCATGCCCGAAGCGTTTTTGAACAGCTCTTTTACGGCTTCGAAGACTGA
- the glnA gene encoding type I glutamate--ammonia ligase: MDRQQEFVLRTIEERDVRFVRMWFTDVVGSLKSVALAPAEVEDAFEEGLGFDGSSIDGLSRISESDMLLQPDPSTFQILPWRGEVEPTSRMFCDILTPEGQPSSADPRQVLKRQLGEASDMGFTCYTHPEIEFYLLESSELDANGRPRPIDTGGYFDHVPDGVGQDFRRASVTTLEALGISVEFSHHETGPGQNEIDLRYADALQTADNIMTFRTVIKEMAMQKGIHATFMPKPFSEHPGSGMHTHFSLFEGDSNAFFEAGREYQLSDVARSFIAGILHHAPEMTAITNQYVNSYKRLWGGGEAPSHRSWGHNNRSALLRVPLYKPGKGQSARVEYRGIDSAANPYLAYACLLGAGLKGIREGYELEEPTEDDVWNLSTAERRASGHVPLPGSLHEALRVMEESEFMAEILGEQVFNSFISNKKAEWEEYRQVVTPYELNKNLSIL; the protein is encoded by the coding sequence ATGGATCGTCAGCAGGAATTTGTGCTGCGCACCATTGAAGAACGTGATGTTCGATTTGTGCGAATGTGGTTTACCGACGTCGTTGGATCACTGAAATCCGTGGCGTTGGCTCCTGCTGAAGTTGAAGATGCCTTTGAAGAGGGTCTGGGCTTCGACGGTTCGTCCATTGACGGGCTTTCCCGGATCTCGGAATCTGACATGCTGCTTCAGCCGGATCCGTCCACTTTCCAGATTTTGCCATGGCGAGGTGAGGTCGAGCCGACCTCTCGCATGTTCTGCGACATCCTGACACCAGAGGGCCAGCCATCCAGTGCTGACCCGCGCCAGGTTCTCAAGCGCCAGCTGGGCGAAGCCTCCGATATGGGCTTCACATGCTACACCCATCCAGAAATCGAGTTCTACCTTCTGGAATCCTCGGAGCTGGATGCCAACGGGCGCCCGCGTCCCATCGACACTGGTGGCTACTTCGACCATGTGCCCGACGGCGTAGGACAAGATTTCCGCCGCGCCTCCGTGACGACCTTGGAAGCGCTGGGCATTTCGGTGGAGTTCTCCCACCATGAAACCGGTCCAGGCCAGAATGAAATCGACCTGCGCTACGCGGATGCGCTGCAAACAGCCGATAACATCATGACCTTCCGCACTGTCATCAAGGAGATGGCAATGCAGAAGGGGATTCATGCCACTTTCATGCCCAAGCCCTTCTCTGAGCACCCGGGCAGCGGCATGCACACGCACTTCTCGCTCTTCGAGGGAGACAGCAACGCCTTCTTTGAGGCTGGGCGCGAATACCAGCTCTCTGATGTTGCCCGCTCCTTCATTGCAGGCATATTGCACCATGCTCCGGAAATGACCGCGATCACCAATCAGTACGTGAACTCGTACAAGCGCTTGTGGGGCGGGGGAGAAGCCCCAAGCCACCGTTCGTGGGGCCACAACAACCGATCGGCGCTGCTTCGTGTTCCGCTGTACAAGCCGGGCAAGGGGCAAAGCGCTCGAGTTGAGTACCGCGGCATCGACTCTGCAGCCAACCCGTACCTCGCCTACGCCTGCCTATTGGGCGCTGGCCTGAAGGGCATCCGTGAAGGCTACGAGCTCGAAGAGCCAACCGAGGATGACGTCTGGAACCTGTCCACCGCGGAGCGTCGTGCTTCGGGCCACGTGCCGTTGCCAGGCAGCCTGCATGAAGCGCTGCGTGTGATGGAAGAATCCGAATTCATGGCCGAGATCCTCGGTGAACAGGTATTCAATTCCTTCATCTCGAACAAGAAGGCCGAATGGGAAGAATACCGCCAGGTCGTGACTCCCTACGAGCTCAATAAAAATCTAAGTATCCTCTAG
- the panB gene encoding 3-methyl-2-oxobutanoate hydroxymethyltransferase, whose translation MPQPYLGNPEKGPSRIRIHHLQQAKDRGEKFAMLTAYDVMMAEIFDSAGIEILLVGDSAANTVIGYDSTLPITLDEMVVFTKAVANGTQRAMVVADLPFGSYEQSPAQAVETAVRLMKEGGAQAVKMEGTAQYAEHVRAMVLAGVPVIGHIGFTPQSEHALGGFRVQGRGDAMSQMKADALALQDAGAFCILMEMVPSTAAAEIDAALRVPTIGIGAGASTTGQVLVWQDMLGLGARRTPRFVKKYADLRSVIGQAVSEYHQDVISGSFPSEEYEFKE comes from the coding sequence ATGCCTCAACCTTACCTAGGGAATCCTGAGAAAGGCCCATCCCGCATCCGAATTCATCATTTGCAGCAGGCAAAAGATCGCGGTGAAAAATTCGCGATGTTAACTGCCTACGACGTAATGATGGCCGAAATTTTCGATTCAGCCGGCATCGAGATCCTGCTGGTTGGCGATTCAGCAGCCAATACGGTCATTGGCTACGACTCAACCCTGCCCATCACCCTCGACGAAATGGTGGTCTTCACCAAGGCCGTGGCGAATGGCACCCAACGAGCCATGGTGGTTGCAGATCTGCCTTTCGGAAGTTACGAGCAATCTCCTGCACAAGCGGTTGAGACTGCAGTTCGCCTCATGAAAGAGGGCGGCGCCCAAGCCGTCAAGATGGAGGGCACCGCCCAGTATGCGGAACATGTTCGCGCCATGGTGCTCGCCGGCGTCCCGGTCATCGGCCACATCGGGTTCACTCCGCAGTCAGAGCATGCTCTTGGAGGATTCCGAGTTCAGGGCCGCGGCGATGCCATGTCTCAAATGAAGGCTGATGCACTGGCGTTGCAGGACGCGGGAGCCTTCTGCATCTTGATGGAGATGGTGCCAAGCACGGCTGCAGCCGAAATTGACGCCGCCTTGAGGGTTCCGACCATCGGCATTGGCGCAGGAGCATCGACCACGGGACAGGTGCTGGTTTGGCAGGACATGCTGGGCCTCGGCGCGCGCCGCACGCCTCGATTCGTCAAAAAGTACGCCGATCTTCGCAGCGTCATAGGACAGGCCGTCAGCGAATACCACCAGGACGTCATTTCCGGTTCGTTCCCCTCGGAAGAGTACGAATTCAAGGAATAG